The Flavobacteriales bacterium genome includes the window TTTCTACTGGAGTTGTTTCAGTTCTTAATGATGGAGCCTTTTTAATCTATCCTAATCCAGCAAAAGATTGGATAACAATTGAAAGTAAAAACTTAAACAACACTATTTTCACAATTACTACAATTAATGGGCAATTGTTGATGTCAGAGAAGTTGAGTTCAACTAAATCAACATTCAATATTAGCTCATTAAGTTCAGGAATTTATTTCTATGAGATTAGTAATGAGAATGAATCAACCTTTAAGGGAAAACTGATTATCGTAAATAAATAATAAAGAGAAAGCGATTAATGATTAAAAGTTAATCGTTTTCCTCTATAATTTTCATTGAATTTACCGTTAGTATAAACAACCGAACCGTTGATAATGGTTGTTAAAACCTTGCTTTTAAAAGTAGTTCCTTCAAAAGGAGACCAACCACATTTGTATAAAAGATTGTCTTTGTTAACAGTCCAAGGATTATTTAAATCAACTACAACAAAATCAGCAAAATAACCTTCTCGGATAAAACCACGGTTTTCAATTTTAAAACAATCAGCAACAGCGTGGCTCATTTTTTCAACCATTTTTTCTAAACTAATTTTTCCATTGTGGTAGTGTTCTAACATTGCAACTAAGGCATGTTGAACCAACGGACCACCCGATGGAGCAGAAAAATAGGTATTGTTTTTTTCTTCTAACGTATGAGGAGCATGGTCGGTAGCTATTACATCAATAGTTCCATCAATAACAGCTTGTAAAATAGCATCTCTGTCGGTAGCTTTTTTAACTGCAGGGTTCCATTTAATAAAGTTGCCTTTGGTTTTATAATCTTCATCACTGAACCACATGTGATGCACACAAGCTTCAGCTGTTATTCGTTTTTCTTTTAAAGGTGTTTTGTTTTCTAACAACCCAAGCTCTTTGGCTGTAGAGAGGTGAAATAAATGAAAGCGAGTATTGTGTTTTTTAGCTAATTGAATGGCAAGTGAAGATGACTTGTAACAAGCTTCTTCATTACGTATTTCTGGATGACAAGTAACAGGAACGTCTTCTCCGTATTTTTCTTTGTAAATAGCCATGTTTTTTTTGATGGTATCTTCATCTTCACAATGCGCAGCTATTAGCAATTTACATTTTGAGAACAATTCTTCTAATGTTTCAGGATTGTCGACCAACATATTGCCTGTTGATGAACCCATAAACACTTTTACTCCACAAACCGTTTTCGGGTCAGTTTTTAAAACCTCATCAATATTATCGTTCGATGCACCCATGTAAAAGGAGTAATTTGCATAAGATGTTTTCTCGGCAATATTATATTTATCTTGTAGTAATTCTTGAGTAAGTGTATTTGGAAAGGTGTTTGGCATTTCCATAAAAGAAGTAATTCCACCAGCAACAGCTGCCCTTGATTCTGTTTGTATGGTTGCTTTATGAGTTAATCCCGGTTCACGGAAATGCACTTGATCATCAATTACGCCTGGTAATAAATACTTTCCATTAATATCAATGACTTGATTCATTTTTTCAAATGCAGTGATATTAGAATCTTCATTAAAAATTTTAGCAATCAATTCTTTTTCAATCAAAACATGACCTTTAAAAATTTTGCCTTCGTTAACAATAGTGGCATTTTTAATTAAGATACCCATAAGTATAATTTAGTTTATTGCTTTGTTTTTATTTGCTAACTGACCGCAAGCTGCATCAATATCTTTTCCTCTACTTCGTCTAACGTTGACTACCAACTTGCATTTCTCTTCTAAATATTTGGCAAAATCATCCGTTTTTTTGCTGTCAGCCTTCTGAAATTCTGCATCATCAATAGGGTTGTATTCAATAATGTTGATTTTACAAGGTACTTGTTTGCAAAATTTAGCTAATTGTTGAGCATCTTCAATACCATCGTTAAAATCTTTAAAGATAATGTATTCAAAGGTTATTCTAGAGCCTGTTTTTTCATGAAAATATTGAATAGCCTCACCCAAAACTTCCAAATTATTTTGGTCGTTTATGGGCATAATTTGACTTCTTTTTTCATCGGTAGCTGCGTGTAAAGAAAGAGCAAGGTTGAATTTCACTTGGTCATCACCTAATTTTTTAATCATTTTAGCAATACCTGCTGTAGATATAGTTATTCTTTTTGGCGACATCCCTAATCCTTCATCTGCACAAATTAAGTCAACAGATTGAAGTACGTTTTTGTAGTTCAACAACGGTTCACCCATACCCATATAAACAATATTGGTTAAAGGTGTTTGATACTTTTCTTCTGCTTGTTTTTTAATTAAAGCAACTTGATCAAAAATTTCGTCGGCATCAATGTTCCTTAAACGCTCCAGTTTACCAGTTGCACAAAATTTACAGGTTAAACTACATCCCACTTGCGATGAAATACAGGCTGTCATTCTTGTTTTTGTTGGAATTAAAACACCTTCGGTAATTTTACCATCATGTAACCGAAAAGCATTTTTTATGGTTTTATCGGAGCTTATTTGAGACTCGGCAATGGTTACATGGTTTAAGGTAAAATGGCTTTTTAATAGCTCTCGAATGGATAGAGATAAACTTGTCATTTCATCGAAGTTAGTAGCTGTTTTTTTCCACAACCATTCGTAAACTTGATTTGCTCTAAAAGGTTTTTCATGGTGCTGTATGAAAAAGTCTTTGATTTCCTCTTTGCTTAAACTTTTTATGTTTTTAAGTGCCGACATTCGTCTGCAAAGGTAGTTAAAGAACTCCGATTTAGTTGTTCACCAGTTAAATAAACCAGAACTTATTTTTTCTTTTTAACGGTTATTGCATCAAGTTTTTTGATGTTTTCTTTCATCACCAAGTTGAAGCTATCTTTATAGTTTGGCTTAATAGGGTCAGATGTTGGAAATTCTTCAGCTAAATGATTGGTTTGTTTTCCATTTTTCCAGAAACGGTAACATACGTGAGGTCCAGTAGCTAAACCTGTACTGCCTACATAGCCAATTACATCTCCTTGCTTAACACTTTGTCCTTTATTAACCCCTCTTTTACTCATGTGTAAATATTGAGTGGTATAGGTACTGTTGTGCTTTATTTTTACATAATTACCATTAAAAACGCCATAAGCAGATTCGATAACAGTTCCGTTTCCAGTTGCTAAAATTGGAGTGCCTTTTGGAGCTGCGTAATCAGTTCCTAAATGTGCTTTGTTAATTTTTTGAACAGGATGAAAACGTTTCATGGTAAATCCAGATGTTAAACGCCCAAATTTAAGGGGCGATTTTAAAAACGCTTTACGTAAGCTTTTGGCTTTTTCATCGAAATAATCAGGAATGCCATCTTGATTAAATAAATGAGCATAAAAATCTTTACCACCATGATTAAATTGAGCTGAAATAATTCGACCTATGCCAATTGATTTTCCTTCAACCGATTTTTCTTCATACACCACTTTAAACCAATCGTTTTTTTGAATACGATAAAAATCAATTGCCCAAGCATAAACATTTGATAATTCTATGGCTAGAACTGGCGAAATGTTTGCATCTTGTAAAGTTTTGTACAAAGAGGATGTAATGACTCCAGAGGCTGTTTTTATCTCTTTTTTTATCTCTTTTTTTTTCTTGTAAACTTGAATAGAATCTCTTAAATCAAAAACAACATATTCAATGGCATTAGGTTCGTAAATAAAACACTGCGCCTTTCCGAGCGAATCTTTTGAGCAAAAAACGGTATATTTTTTTCCTGCAATTAAGTTTCTTTCAATATCAAAAATTGGTTTTGATTGATTAACCAATTGGTAGATTTGTTCTTGCGGAATTTTATATTTCAGCAATAAGTTTGAGATAATTTCATTGGTTTCAATTTTACTTTTATGAACAGTGAAAGTATCTGTCCTCATGCCGTATTCAAAGGTTTCTTTAGGCAAAGTGTCTTTTGCTTCTTTAGCAACTTCTTTTGGTTTAAAGAAAATGTTGGTTTGATTAATAATTATTATACCTAGAAGTACAGCTATAATTAAAGAGATGAAGATGAATTTTTTATTTTTAAACATGCCACAAATTTGGATGCATAAAAATAAGGCGTTGAATTGCTTCAACGCCCAATAAAATATAATGTTTTAAACAAATTAATGTGAACTAATCTACTTTAGATATTGGTCCAACCAAGCCTTTGTAACTGGTTAACTCCATTTTTACAGAACCCACCAAAACTTTGCCTTCAGCTAATAATGGAATTTTATTGATGTCGTCTGAAATCCAAACACTCACATCGGTTTCGTTTTTGAATAATCGACCAGTTTGTATAACTGGGTGAAATTTTAACGCTCTGTATTTTTTACCTTCAACTTTAACAGTTTCTTTTCCTGCAAATTTTATTTTTAGAGGCCAAATTTCATCATCCACAAACGACCATATCGTAAATATTTCTCCTTCTTTTGCTTTGCTAAAATCAATAGTTCTTGCATAATAGAATGATGATAGCATATCTTGAATTCCTTCCGGAGCTTTAAATTCTACGCCTTTTTCATTAATAACCTTATTTTGTTTTTGAATAAACTTATAGTCTTGTTTTATTTTATAACCACCTTCATTCACGTCTCTTTTAAATACCCAAGGGAAAGCTCCTTCTGCATCAAAAACGGTTTCATATCTATCTCGTACTTTAAAAAACCAGTCAAAAGCACCTTTCGATTGTCCTGTTCCAACAATATGAAACACTTCTCTTCCTTCTACTTTTTTATCTAACTTGTTTACTTCTAACTTGGCTGTTCCAGCGTTAATTACACCGTAATGCAAACGATACTCTAAAACTTCGCCAGGCTTAAATGCGTTAACTTCAACATTTCTTAAGGTGTTAGTTTCTGTAATTTGTGCGGTTGCTTCTTGCTCCATTGAACTAAAAGCAGAGAAGATTACCGTTAAAATTAGACCTGTTATTAAAATTTTTGTTTTCATTGTAATTTGATTTGACATAGATATTTCAAACATTGTGCCAGTTATCATAAAACGAATATAATTTGTTTTTGTTGCAAAAAAATAGCCCGAACTAAGTTCGGGCTATTCTATAATCTATACGATTATTTTATTGTTTTAAAACTTTAAAAACATTGTTTAAGTCTTTCCCTTGAACTTGTAACATATAAAATCCATTACCAAATTGAGATAAATCAATTTTCATTATGTTAGTATTGATGCTTCTATTTTGAAGCAATACTTTTCCTTGTAAATCAGTTAAAGTAATGGTTTCAATGTTTTCTAAAGTTCCTAAATCAACAGTTAATATGTTTGAAGTAGGGTTAGGGTAAATTCTAACTTCAGTTGAATTAGCATAGGTAGTAACTCCCGTTGGAGCTACATCCGAACAAATATTTAATCCCCAACTTGTTAATGATCCTCCATCAGCATTTGCCATATCAGAAACAGTTAATGTCCAAGTACCTTGTTGGTTTTGACCGTTAAATGCACTTAATGCTTGATTTGGCTGGTAAGTTCCACCACCTACTGGTGGGCAAGGCAATGCACCTGGTGTAGCCGCATCATCAAAATTAACATCAAAATTGTCTTCACTATTACAGATTCTTGTCCATAATGTAACCGTTGTATTTGCAGGGCTTTTTAATGTTACTATTAAATCATTAATCCATGTATGTGTACCAATTAAATCAACAACATTTAAATCACTAATTGTTCCTGCAGTTGGGATATTGATTGTTGAAGTTACAACAGGTGTTCCAGATGTTGATATTGCAACAGGTACGTTTGGACTCATTGTTACTGAACAACTTGAAGTAGTAAAACTAAACACTGAAGAACTAGGAGCTACTCCACAATTGTTAGATGTTGTAACTCTCCAATAATAAGTAGTAGAGTTTAACAACGAAGAAGAAACATAACTGTTTGTAGTTAACCCTGTAGCGGCATCAATAATTGTTGAAAAAGCGGCATCAGTAGCTATGTCAATATTATACATTGCCCCTGCACCACCACTTGACCACGTAAATGTTGTTCCTGGATCAATTCCAGTCGCAACATCAGCAGGTAACGTAAGATTTGCAGCAGTTGGGTTTGGATTCAATACATCCAATGTGATTGTAGCAAGTTTTGTCACCGAAGTAGCTGTTCCTGTAATATCAATTGAATATGAACCCGCCATTGGGGCAGTTAAACCACTAATAGTAACTTGAACAGGTGTTCCATCAGTACTCGCTGAAGTTGGATTAAAAGTTACAATTGATCCTGCTGGTTGTCCTGTAGCACTAAAAGTTGTTGTTTCGCTAAATCCTAAAAACGTGTTGTAAGTGAAATCATATACAGCATCAACAGCTGGGCAATTTGATGAAGTTGTGTTAGAGAAATTCATTACAAATTCTGCATCTTGTATAGCAAAGTTTTTACTGTTAATTGCGTAGAAAATATTTCCAGCACCTCTAACCATTATTCTTCCTTGAGTTGTAACATTACCAGAAGGTATAACAACATTTGCTGACCCGTTGTTAGGAACTCCCGTTGCTAAAGTTACGGGATAAGTTAAACCACCATCTTTTGATAGGAAGATATCTACGTTTGGAGTACTTACAGGTGACGCAGTAGTACCAGCAACATTCCAAGTAACTGGAGTTGAAGCACCTGAGTTCAATGTGATTCCTGTAGTATTTTGAGAAGTAACAACAAAAGGACCAGCAGTTCCGTTAACTGTAACCGTCATTAAATCTGAAGCAACTTGACCTCCAAGTGGATCATTATCTCTAACCAGAAACGAAAAATTTAATGTTCTTCCAACAGATGGAGTAACTTCCCAAGTTGGTGTTAAGTTTCCTGCAATTACATCTTGTATACGTGGCATATATCTATTTGGAGATGTTGTAGGATATTTAGCTCTATAAAGTGGACCAACAGTCCAAGTTGAAACTGGAGCACTAGTCCCTGGAGTTTGAGCAGGATCGTTTTGGCACCATTCGTAAGTTAAAGAACCATTTCCATCTGGATCATTTCCAATACCTTCTAAAATAAAAGCAGTACTTTTTGGTATGGTATAATTGCTTCCTGCGTTTGCAGTTGGAGGATTGTTGGTCAAACTAGTAATAGCACCACAAGTACTATTTCCAGTTTGAACATTAGATGAAATATCTCTAATGTTGTTGTAAATAAAATGTGCATCACTATTGTTTTGAACATTTACAGAACAAATACCAGCATATCCCATCACCGAACTACCACTACATGGCTCAACCTCTGTTTGACCATTTCCACTTCTGCTACATGTATTCATAGTATGATATCCGCCAAATTGATGTCCCATTTCATGAGCAACATAATCAATATCGAAAGGGTCTCCTGTAGGATTTGAACTACCAGTGTAGCCTCTTCCTTTATGTGTTCCAGACTGAGAAGTACTTAAACAAACACACGATAGACAGCCTGCATTACCACCTCCTGTAGTATTAAAATTGTGACCAATATCATAATTAGCAACACCCACATTTGCGTCAATTGTCTGTGCAGTTTTTGTATTCCATTCATTGGTCCAAGGGTCTGATGCGGCTAGTAAATAAATTAAGGTATCATTATTTGGAATGAACTCCATCGTAATTGCTAAATCTCTTTCATAAACACCATTAACTCGAGCCATGGTAATAACCATTTGAGCTTGAACGTTAGCTTTTTGTTGTGCAGTTGTTCCAGTTCCTTTAAAAATTGTACCATATTCACCAGTACAAGATTGTGCTAAACGGAATTTTCTAAGCTTTTGGTCATTAACATCGGCTTTCATAGTAGAGCCCCCAGTTTTTAAAGATGGTAGATTTACATCATCATCTGTTAAGCATTCAAAAGCAGAAGTGCTTTCTCCTAACGATGCTTTGTCGTAAACAATATAGCTTACTAAATCAGTTGTAAAAGGATCAATATAACTAGGCGTTCTTGTTCCTGATAAAGTTTGAGTGTGTAAACCAAATTCGGTTACAGAAAAACGCATTGTTGCTGTAGGGTCTTGAATACCTTGGGCTACATATGTTTTAATTGTTGGAAACTTAGCCGCTAAATCAGGATGCATAATTGACGCTTCCCATACTCTAAAATGCTCTAAAGTACCTTCCGGAGTAGGAAATTCTACAATTACATTAGATTTTCCAGTAAAATTTTCTTTGTTTGGGGCAGTTGCTAAAACATTTTTTAATTGATTTAAAT containing:
- a CDS encoding dihydroorotase — translated: MGILIKNATIVNEGKIFKGHVLIEKELIAKIFNEDSNITAFEKMNQVIDINGKYLLPGVIDDQVHFREPGLTHKATIQTESRAAVAGGITSFMEMPNTFPNTLTQELLQDKYNIAEKTSYANYSFYMGASNDNIDEVLKTDPKTVCGVKVFMGSSTGNMLVDNPETLEELFSKCKLLIAAHCEDEDTIKKNMAIYKEKYGEDVPVTCHPEIRNEEACYKSSSLAIQLAKKHNTRFHLFHLSTAKELGLLENKTPLKEKRITAEACVHHMWFSDEDYKTKGNFIKWNPAVKKATDRDAILQAVIDGTIDVIATDHAPHTLEEKNNTYFSAPSGGPLVQHALVAMLEHYHNGKISLEKMVEKMSHAVADCFKIENRGFIREGYFADFVVVDLNNPWTVNKDNLLYKCGWSPFEGTTFKSKVLTTIINGSVVYTNGKFNENYRGKRLTFNH
- the rlmN gene encoding 23S rRNA (adenine(2503)-C(2))-methyltransferase RlmN — translated: MSALKNIKSLSKEEIKDFFIQHHEKPFRANQVYEWLWKKTATNFDEMTSLSLSIRELLKSHFTLNHVTIAESQISSDKTIKNAFRLHDGKITEGVLIPTKTRMTACISSQVGCSLTCKFCATGKLERLRNIDADEIFDQVALIKKQAEEKYQTPLTNIVYMGMGEPLLNYKNVLQSVDLICADEGLGMSPKRITISTAGIAKMIKKLGDDQVKFNLALSLHAATDEKRSQIMPINDQNNLEVLGEAIQYFHEKTGSRITFEYIIFKDFNDGIEDAQQLAKFCKQVPCKINIIEYNPIDDAEFQKADSKKTDDFAKYLEEKCKLVVNVRRSRGKDIDAACGQLANKNKAIN
- a CDS encoding peptidoglycan DD-metalloendopeptidase family protein; the protein is MFKNKKFIFISLIIAVLLGIIIINQTNIFFKPKEVAKEAKDTLPKETFEYGMRTDTFTVHKSKIETNEIISNLLLKYKIPQEQIYQLVNQSKPIFDIERNLIAGKKYTVFCSKDSLGKAQCFIYEPNAIEYVVFDLRDSIQVYKKKKEIKKEIKTASGVITSSLYKTLQDANISPVLAIELSNVYAWAIDFYRIQKNDWFKVVYEEKSVEGKSIGIGRIISAQFNHGGKDFYAHLFNQDGIPDYFDEKAKSLRKAFLKSPLKFGRLTSGFTMKRFHPVQKINKAHLGTDYAAPKGTPILATGNGTVIESAYGVFNGNYVKIKHNSTYTTQYLHMSKRGVNKGQSVKQGDVIGYVGSTGLATGPHVCYRFWKNGKQTNHLAEEFPTSDPIKPNYKDSFNLVMKENIKKLDAITVKKKK
- a CDS encoding DUF3108 domain-containing protein, which produces MKTKILITGLILTVIFSAFSSMEQEATAQITETNTLRNVEVNAFKPGEVLEYRLHYGVINAGTAKLEVNKLDKKVEGREVFHIVGTGQSKGAFDWFFKVRDRYETVFDAEGAFPWVFKRDVNEGGYKIKQDYKFIQKQNKVINEKGVEFKAPEGIQDMLSSFYYARTIDFSKAKEGEIFTIWSFVDDEIWPLKIKFAGKETVKVEGKKYRALKFHPVIQTGRLFKNETDVSVWISDDINKIPLLAEGKVLVGSVKMELTSYKGLVGPISKVD
- a CDS encoding proprotein convertase P-domain-containing protein, yielding MKTTITSLFSAFMLVISTTAFAQNSSSLWTKVDKSTLTNKNEVRRAAYPKDAQYFNLDLNQLKNVLATAPNKENFTGKSNVIVEFPTPEGTLEHFRVWEASIMHPDLAAKFPTIKTYVAQGIQDPTATMRFSVTEFGLHTQTLSGTRTPSYIDPFTTDLVSYIVYDKASLGESTSAFECLTDDDVNLPSLKTGGSTMKADVNDQKLRKFRLAQSCTGEYGTIFKGTGTTAQQKANVQAQMVITMARVNGVYERDLAITMEFIPNNDTLIYLLAASDPWTNEWNTKTAQTIDANVGVANYDIGHNFNTTGGGNAGCLSCVCLSTSQSGTHKGRGYTGSSNPTGDPFDIDYVAHEMGHQFGGYHTMNTCSRSGNGQTEVEPCSGSSVMGYAGICSVNVQNNSDAHFIYNNIRDISSNVQTGNSTCGAITSLTNNPPTANAGSNYTIPKSTAFILEGIGNDPDGNGSLTYEWCQNDPAQTPGTSAPVSTWTVGPLYRAKYPTTSPNRYMPRIQDVIAGNLTPTWEVTPSVGRTLNFSFLVRDNDPLGGQVASDLMTVTVNGTAGPFVVTSQNTTGITLNSGASTPVTWNVAGTTASPVSTPNVDIFLSKDGGLTYPVTLATGVPNNGSANVVIPSGNVTTQGRIMVRGAGNIFYAINSKNFAIQDAEFVMNFSNTTSSNCPAVDAVYDFTYNTFLGFSETTTFSATGQPAGSIVTFNPTSASTDGTPVQVTISGLTAPMAGSYSIDITGTATSVTKLATITLDVLNPNPTAANLTLPADVATGIDPGTTFTWSSGGAGAMYNIDIATDAAFSTIIDAATGLTTNSYVSSSLLNSTTYYWRVTTSNNCGVAPSSSVFSFTTSSCSVTMSPNVPVAISTSGTPVVTSTINIPTAGTISDLNVVDLIGTHTWINDLIVTLKSPANTTVTLWTRICNSEDNFDVNFDDAATPGALPCPPVGGGTYQPNQALSAFNGQNQQGTWTLTVSDMANADGGSLTSWGLNICSDVAPTGVTTYANSTEVRIYPNPTSNILTVDLGTLENIETITLTDLQGKVLLQNRSINTNIMKIDLSQFGNGFYMLQVQGKDLNNVFKVLKQ